TAAACGACCGCACCGACGTAAAGTTGGACGTCTTCGTGGTCTTCAGGTTCTGATGATGAAGAGAGTTTCGCGTGAAGGGGTAGTGCTTGTTATTCTTGCGACAGTCCTTGGGGTAGGAATATTGATCGGTGTGGTTCGTCATGGTGCCCGCTCGGAGATAAAACTTGAGGCTGTCTCGCATGCACCGATGAGGATCCATCTAAACCAGGCAACTGCAGAAGACCTCTCCCGGCTTCCAGGCATCGGCCCCGAACTCGCTTCACGGATCATTCTCTATCGAGAGGAGCATGGGGATTTCCTGCACCCCGATAGCCTTTTGAACGTGCGCGGGATAGGCGAGGCAAAACTACGAGAGATCAAGCCCTACCTGGAGGTTCCCTGATGGGGCGCGTGATGGCGATTGATCTGGGTAAAAAACGTGTGGGCGTGGCTTTTTCGGATGAGCAGGCTCTTATGTGCGTGGATGCGTTGGCTTTTGAGGTCCGTGACGATCGTGATCTTATGAGAAAGATAGAAAAACTGGTAGCAGGGCGGGATGTTGCAGAGATTGTGGTTGGTTACCCGATAAACCTCAACTGTGAACGCACCGAGACTACCCGTTGGGCCGAGAGGATATACACACTCCTGCGGGAACGCTATCACTTCCCGGTAAACCTGCTGGATGAACGCATGACCACCGCACTTGCCGAGCGGTTCGTGCCTGTAAAAGAACGAAAGAGGGATAAATCCAAGGTGGACGCTGTTGCTGCATCTTTACTCTTGGCCGACTACCTCAGGAGGCGCTCTGAAACGTAACCTTGTGCTTGCACTGCTCACCCTTTTGCTGCTGTTGCCTTTTTGTAAGAAGAAGGAACCCGAGGAGTCGATCGGGGAGGTGTTCTTCGAGGTCAAGGCAGGTGAGTCCACCTCACGGATAGCCATGAGGCTTGACTCCCTTGATATCATCTCACACCCCAGACTCTTCGTGATAAGTGCAAAGCTCAAAGGGCTTGATAGAAGCCTGCAGCA
The DNA window shown above is from candidate division TA06 bacterium B3_TA06 and carries:
- a CDS encoding Holliday junction resolvase RuvX; amino-acid sequence: MGRVMAIDLGKKRVGVAFSDEQALMCVDALAFEVRDDRDLMRKIEKLVAGRDVAEIVVGYPINLNCERTETTRWAERIYTLLRERYHFPVNLLDERMTTALAERFVPVKERKRDKSKVDAVAASLLLADYLRRRSET